One window of the Sander lucioperca isolate FBNREF2018 chromosome 5, SLUC_FBN_1.2, whole genome shotgun sequence genome contains the following:
- the LOC118495100 gene encoding ATP-binding cassette sub-family F member 3-like encodes MATYVDILKSEFPEIDTEVFDYITGVLASCGADFEDGEEVYEAVGGVLQDVSADSKNEDDVRDICLQMFNTLKLNNHHGAQRQVLLDAPVQLSQISADNVGAAEDVQGIWMMKRGQNTTVDAKKLEKAEAKLRQKHDRRNEKDSLKPANPLVLEEASASQASSKKDSRVDQSGKNRSYDIRIENFDVSFGERCLLQGAELSLSTGRRYGLIGRNGLGKTTLLKMLASRSLRVPAHITILHVEQEVAGDETAALQSVLSSDTLREELLGEEKTLNARIANGTADGLESVRLTEIYAKLEEIEADKAPARASVILAGLGFSPKMQQQATKEFSGGWRMRLALARALFARPDLLLLDEPTNMLDVRAILWLETYLQTWQSTILVVSHDRNFLNAVVTDIVHLHSQRLDSYRGDYENFIKTKEDRLKNQQREYEAQLQYRQHIQVFIDRFRYNANRAAQVQSKLKLLERLPELKPLEKETEVTLKFPDNFEKLSPPILQLDEVEFYYSADRRLFSGLSLSADLESRICIVGENGAGKTTVLKLLMGELTPVNGVRQSHRNLKIGYFSQHHVDQLDLNVCSVELLLNRFPGNHGNHTTTTTTTMTSSSAGLQTVPLIHSLTAPSTGELLKSF; translated from the exons ATGGCGACGTACGTGGACATCCTGAAGAGCGAGTTTCCTGAGATCGACACGGAGGTTTTCGACTACAtaacag gtgtGTTGGCGAGCTGTGGAGCAGACTTTGAGGATGGCGAGGAGGTGTACGAGGCGGTGGGAGGAGTCCTGCAGGACGTGTCAGCTGACAGCAAAAACGAGGACGACGTCAGAGACATCTGCCTCCAGATGTTCAACACGCTCAAACT gaataACCATCACGGAGCTCAGAGGCAGGTGTTGTTGGACGCTCCCGTTCAGCtctctcagatctctgcagacaACG ttgGTGCAGCAGAAGACGTTCAGGGGATCTGGATGATGAAGCGCGGCCAGAACACG ACAGTGGACGCTAAGAAGCTGGAGAAGGCCGAGGCCAAGCTGAGGCAGAAACACGACCGCCGCAACGAGAAGGACTCGCTGAAGCCAGCCAATCCGCT AGTCCTGGAGGAGGCGTCGGCCAGTCAGGCCAGCAGTAAGAAGGACAGCCGAGTCGACCAATCAGGGAAGAACCGCAGCTATGACATCCGCATCGAGAACTTTGACGTTTCCTTTGGAGAAAG gtgtttGCTGCAGGGGGCGGAGCTGTCTCTGTCGACCGGCCGGCGCTACGGTCTGATTGGCCGGAACGGTTTGGGGAAGACGACGCTGCTGAAGATGCTGGCCAGTCGCAGCCTCCGTGTCCCGGCTCACATCACCATCCTGCACGTGGAGCAGGAAGTGGCGGGGGACGAGACGGCGGCGCTGCAGAGCGTCCTGTCCAGCGACACGCTGAGAGAAGAACTGCTGGGGGAGGAGAAGACGCTCAACGCCCGCATCGCTAACGGAAC GGCCGACGGGTTGGAGAGCGTCCGACTGACAGAGATCTACGCCAAGCTGGAGGAGATCGAGGCCGACAAAGCTCCGGCACG AGCCTCCGTCATCCTGGCTGGTCTCGGATTCTCTCCCAAAATGCAACAGCAGGCTACCAA ggagtTCTCAGGAGGATGGAGGATGAGGTTGGCGTTGGCCAGGGCTCTGTTTGCTCG GCcagacctgctgctgctggatg AGCCGACCAACATGCTGGACGTCCGAGCCATTCTGTGGTTGGAGACCTACCTGCAG aCGTGGCAGTCCACCATCTTGGTGGTGTCCCACGACAGGAACTTCCTGAACGCCGTGGTAACGGACATCGTGCACCTGCACTCCCAGAGGCTGGACAGTTACCGCGGCGACTACGAAAACTTTATTAAAACCAAAGAAGACAGACTGAAGAACCAGCAGAGAGAGTACGAGGCCCAACTGCAGTACAGACAGCATATACAG GTGTTCATCGACAGATTTCGGTACAACGCTAACAGAGCTGCTCAGGTGCAGAGCAAACTCAAACTGCTGGAGAGGCT ACCTGAACTGAAGCCTCTGGAGAAAGAAACTGAAGTCACTTTAAA gTTTCCTGATAACTTTGAGAAGTTGTCTCCTCCCATCCTCCAGTTAGATGAAGTAGAGTTCTACTACTCAGCAGATCGCCGTCTCTTCTCAGGACTCTCACTGTCTGCTGACCTCGAGTCTCGCATCTGCAtc GTGGGAGAAAACGGCGCTGGGAAAACGACGGTCCTCAAACTACTGATGGGCGAGTTGACGCCGGTCAACGGAGTCAGACAATCTCACAG GAACCTGAAGATCGGGTACTTCAGTCAGCATCACGTGGACCAGCTGGACCTCAACGTCTGctcagtggagctgctgctcaACCGCTTCCCCGGTAACCACGGCAaccacaccacaacaacaacaacaaccatgaCATCATCATCAGCTGGGCTCCAAACCGTTCCCCTCATTCACTCTCTCACTGCTCCTTCTACAGGAGAACTCCTCAAATCATTTTAA